The Arachis ipaensis cultivar K30076 chromosome B07, Araip1.1, whole genome shotgun sequence genome includes a window with the following:
- the LOC110265060 gene encoding uncharacterized protein LOC110265060, with protein sequence MAGGVATLAGGVVMEVGRVATEAVCVTTLAGDVATEAGRFATDAGIVATEAGGIATLAGGVATDAERVATLAGDVATEAGRVATDAGDVATEAGRVATLAGGVAMEAGRVATVAGCVATLAGRVATEAGRVATDAGDVATEVGHVATDAGLGA encoded by the exons atggctgggggcgttgcaacgttggctggagGCGTTGTAATGGAGGTTGGacgcgttgcaacggaggcagtgTGCGTTACAACGTTGGccggtgacgttgcaacggaggcaggtcgctttgcaacggatgctgggatCGTTGCAACGGAAGCTGGGGgcattgcaacgttggctgggggcgttgcaacggatgctgagcgcgttgcaacgttggctggtgacgttgcaacggaggcagggcgcgttgcaacggatgctggtgacgttgcaacggaggcagggcgcgttgcaacgttggctgggggcgttgcaatgGAGGCAGGTCGCGTTGCAACGGTTGCTG ggtgcgttgcaacgttggccgggcgcgttgcaacggaggcagggcgcgttgcaacggatgctggtgacgttgcaacggaggtagggcacgttgcaacggatgctgggttAGGTGCATAG